A stretch of Lathyrus oleraceus cultivar Zhongwan6 chromosome 6, CAAS_Psat_ZW6_1.0, whole genome shotgun sequence DNA encodes these proteins:
- the LOC127093598 gene encoding E3 ubiquitin protein ligase DRIP2 codes for MTKIRQFYNKSQKIAKCLCCDLCNQLLTDATKIIDCFHTFCKDCLYSKIEEEDLECCPVCDIDLGTDPLTKMRSDIILQNMRNHLFPLGKEKEAFEYLPKVLMKTNGHSMPQLQHSSTSSSATKRKLKKSKVADSEEQINKKMKIENDIRFY; via the exons ATGACAAAAATAAGACAATTTTATAATAAGAGTCAGAAGATTGCAAAATGTTTGTGTTGTGATCTTTGCAACCAACTTCTCACTGACGCCACTAAAATCATCGACTGCTTTCATACTT TTTGCAAAGACTGCTTATATTCTAAAATCGAAGAAGAAGATTTGGAATGTTGTCCTGTATGCGACATTGATCTAGGCACTGATCCTCTTACCAAAATGAG GTCGGATATTATCTTGCAGAACATGAGGAATCACTTATTTCCTCTGGGGAAAGAAAAGGAGGCATTTGAATATCTTCCAAAAGTTCTAATGAAAACCAATGGGCATTCTATGCCTCAGCTGCAACATTCTAGTACTTCAAGTTCTGCTACTAAAAGAAAACTCAAGAAATCAAAAGTTGCGGATTCTGAGGAACAAATCAATAAAAAAATGAAGATTGAGAATGATATTagattttattag